The Klebsiella quasivariicola region TGCTGTGGGACGGCGCACAGTAGTGTTTATTGTTCGATCCTCGAGGCCCTTGAACAAGGCGCCAGCAATGGCGGTACGGGACGTTGATTTTTTCATCGCGCGGATCTACACTCGCGCGGAATTCACACATGCACTGGAGTTAATATGAGTCGCTATCAGCATACTAAAGGGCAAATTAAAGATAACGCCATTGAGGCACTTCTCCACGATCCGTTATTCAGGCAGCGCGTAGAGAAAAACAAGAAAGGGAAAGGAAGCTATCAACGTAAAGATAAACATGCAGGAAGGATTGACCGGGAGGCCAGTGGCAAGCAAGCGAATCGCTTTTTTACCACTGGCCTTCTGCTTTCTGTACTGATTAAGAACGGTTGTTTTGTTCTTTCAGCAGATCGCGAATTTCGCTCAGCAGGACTTCTTCTTTAGAGGGGGCTGGCGGTGCCGCCGGAGCCTCTTCTTTCTTACGATTTAACTTATTCATCAGTTTAATCGCCATGAAGATGGCAAACGCGACGATGATGAAATCGAAAACGTTCTGAATGAATACTCCATAGTGCATCACCACAGCCGGGACATCGCCCTGGGCATCACGTAGCGTGACGGCAAACTGTTTAAAATCGATCCCGCCAATCAACAGACCGAGCGGTGGCATAATAATATCTGCGACCAGCGATGAAACAATTTTACCGAATGCTGCACCGATGATCACACCCACTGCCAAATCGACAACATTCCCGCGCATCGCGAATTCGCGAAACTCTTTTAAAAAACTCATTTTATTCTCCTTGTGCCAGCTGACCTTGTAAGTTTAACAAATGTATTTTCATTTGCCATTAACAGTAGATAGTTACCGCAAATTATTAACCTTTGAATAATAAGGGATAATAAAAAGGCGCCTGTTCGGCGCCCTGGGAATTACAGGAAGAAAGGACTTGGCTGGAACAGCCTTTCGACATCGGAAATAAACTTCTTATCGGTTAAAAACATGATCACATGATCGCCCTGCTCGATCCGCAGATTATTATTGGCGATCATTACGTCGTTGCCCCGCACAACGGCACCGATGATCGTGCCTGGCGGCAGCTTGATCTCATCGATCGAACGCCCGACTACCCGGGAAGTACTCTCATCGCCGTGCGCGACTGCCTCAATCGCTTCTGCAACGCCGCGGCGTAGGGAGGAGACGCCGACAATATCGGCTTTACGGACATGACTGAGGAGTGCGGAAATTGTGGCTTGCTGAGGTGATATCGCGATATCGATGACGCTGCCCTGGACCAGATCCACGTAGGCTCTACGCTGGATCAGCACCATCACTTTTTTCGCGCCCATTCGCTTGGCCAGCATCGCTGACATAATATTTGCTTCGTCGTCGTTAGTGACGGCAATAAACAGGTCCACCTGGTCAATATGCTCTTCAGCCAGCAGCTCCTGGTCTGACGCATCACCGTAGAAAACGATAGTATGCTGCAGTTTTTCCGCCAGCTCTGCGGCTCGCTGCTGGTTACGTTCGATAAGCTTAACGCTGTAGTCTTTTTCCAGCTTATGGGCCAGACCCGCGCCAATATTGCCCCCGCCGACCAGCATAATACGCTTATACGGCTTTTCCAGTCGCTGTAGTTCGCTCATGACCGCGCGAATATGCTGCGAGGCGGCAATAAAGAAGACTTCATCGCCGGCCTCGACAATCGTCGAACCCTGCGGGCGGATGGGGCGATCGTGGCGGAAAATAGCGGCCACGCGCGTATCGATATGCGGCATGTGTTCCCGCATAGTGGACAACGCATTCCCCACCAGCGGACCGCCGTAATAAGCCTTCACTACAGCAAGACTGACTTTTCCTTCGGCGAAGTTCACAACCTGCAGCGCGCCGGGATATTCGATCAGACGATGGATATTGTCGATGACCAGCTGTTCCGGAGCGATTAAGTGGTCGATCGGCACGGCTTCAGAATTGAAGAGCTTTTCCGCATCACGCACGTAGTCTGGCGCACGAATGCGAGCGATACGGTTTGGGGTATTGAATAATGAGTAGGCGACCTGACAGGCCACCATGTTGGTTTCGTCCGAACTGGTGACCGCTACCAGCATATCGGCATCATCGGCTCCCGCCTCGCGCAGTACGCGAGGGTGAGAGCCGTGTCCCTGGACGACACGCAGGTCGAACTTATCCTGCAGGCTGCGCAGACGGTCGCCATTGGTATCAACCAGCGTAATATCATTGTTCTCGCCGACGAGGTTCTCCGCCAGCGTGCCGCCGACCTGGCCGGCGCCCAGAATAATAATCTTCATCTGCAGTGACCCATTAGTTCCGACGTTTGATTAGCTTAGCGTAAAAGAAGCCATCACCTTCTTCCGCGCCCGGCAGATTTTGCTGCCCCGGGCTCGCAGGCGTGCCGGTGGCGTGAAGTTCTGCATCCGGGGTTCGCGCGAGGAAGGCGGCAATTTGCTGGCTATTCTCTTCCGGCAGTATTGAACAGGTGGCATACACCAGCGTGCCGCCAGGCTTCAGGTGTGTCCAGGTGGCATTCAGGATCTCGGCCTGCAGCTGGGCTAACTCGGCGATATCCCGATCCCGGCGCAGCCATTTGATATCTGGATGGCGGCGAATAACGCCAGTGGCAGAGCAGGGAGCATCCAGCAGAATACGATCGAACTGCTCGTCGCCACACCACTGCGCAGGGAAGCGACCATCGCCTTGTTTGACTTCGGCTTTCATGCCCAGTCGTTTCAGGTTGTCATAGACGCGGGACAGACGTTGTTCATCAATGTCCACCGCCATGACCTCAGCCTGGGGAGCGACTTCCAGAATATGCGTCGTCTTGCCGCCCGGCGCAGCGCAGAGATCGAGAATGCGCTCGCCGTTTTCCGGCTGCAGATAGCGCATGCAGCCCTGGGCAGAGGCATCCTGAACGGTTACCCATCCTTCGGCAAAACCCGGCAAAGCATGGACTGGGGCAGGGGTGGCCAGCCGCACGGCGTCGGGATAGTCAGGGTGAGTAAAGCCCTCTAAGCCGGCTTCTTTAAGCAGAGCAAGCCATTCATCCCGCGAATGATGGTTGCGGTTAACGCGCAGCCACATCGGTGGGCGCTGGTTATTCGCATCGACGATCTCCTGCCACTGTTGCGGCCAGGCCTGCTGCAGACGCTTAAGTAACCATTTGGGATGAAGATAACGGTTTTCATGCTCAGCGAATTCGGCCAATAACGCTTCCTGCTGGCGCTGGAACTGGCGTAGTACGCCGTTGATCAGTCCTTTAAGCTGTGGGCGTTTAATGGCCACTGCGCCTTCTACCGTTTCCGCCAGCGCGGCATGGGGGGGAATACGAGTATAGAGTAACTGATAGAGCCCAACCATGATCAGAAAATGCACGGTGCGCTGTTTGCCGGTCATCGGACGCGCCATCAGCTTATTGATAAGCCACTCGAGCTGGCTGAGCGTACGCAGTACGCCAAAGCACAGCTCCTGCAGCAGCGCTTTGTCTTTATCGCTAACTTTCTGCTGCAGAGGAGGGAGAACGTTGCTTAAAGATTGACCTTTCTCAACGACTTGCTCGATAGCCTGGGCGGCCAGGCTGCGTAAATTTATTTTGTTTTTCATAAGCGCAAAAATAAAAATGCCCGGCTAACCCGGGCTTTTAAAGAGATAACCGTCAGGCGAGACGGGTACCAGGGATGAACCACTCCCGGCGGGAATTGAGTAAGTCCTGCGAGCTCATCGCTTTTTTACCCGCTGGCTGTAATGATTCCAGACTGAGGATCCCATCACCCGTAGCGACCTGAATACCCTGTTTGGTTGCTGCCACTATTGTTCCCGGCTCGGCGTGCGTGGCTTCGGCAATAACCGTTGCCCGCCAGACTTTGACTGGCTGCCCGTCAATCTCCAGCCAACTCATTGGCCACGGATTAAACGCCCGGATGCAACGTTCGAGCTGTGCAGCGGAAAGCGACCAGTCGATGCGGGCCTCTTCTTTACTCAGCTTCTCGGCATAACTGACGAGTGACTCGTCCTGGACTTCAGGCTGTGCCGTCCCGTTGGCCAGTTGCGCTAAGGTTGTCAGCAGTCCCTGTGGGCCAAGATCGGCCAGCTTATCGTACAGGCTGCCGCTGGTATCCTCAGCGGTAATAGGGCAGGAAAGCTTATACAGCATGTCACCCGTATCAAGGCCGACGTCCATCTGCATAATGGTCACGCCGGTTTCGCTATCGCCCGCCCACAGTGAACGTTGGATCGGCGCGGCGCCACGCCAGCGCGGCAGCAGGGAACCATGAACGTTGATACAGCCCAGACGCGGCATCTCAAGCACCGCTTTTGGCAGAATCAGACCATACGCCACCACCACCATGATATCAGCGCCCAGATCGGCGATGAGCTGTTGGTTTTCCTGCGGACGAAGAGACGATGGCTGGAATACGGGAACGTCATGGGCTTCGGCCAGCACTTTTACCGGACT contains the following coding sequences:
- the mscL gene encoding large-conductance mechanosensitive channel protein MscL — encoded protein: MSFLKEFREFAMRGNVVDLAVGVIIGAAFGKIVSSLVADIIMPPLGLLIGGIDFKQFAVTLRDAQGDVPAVVMHYGVFIQNVFDFIIVAFAIFMAIKLMNKLNRKKEEAPAAPPAPSKEEVLLSEIRDLLKEQNNRS
- the rsmB gene encoding 16S rRNA (cytosine(967)-C(5))-methyltransferase RsmB, which codes for MKNKINLRSLAAQAIEQVVEKGQSLSNVLPPLQQKVSDKDKALLQELCFGVLRTLSQLEWLINKLMARPMTGKQRTVHFLIMVGLYQLLYTRIPPHAALAETVEGAVAIKRPQLKGLINGVLRQFQRQQEALLAEFAEHENRYLHPKWLLKRLQQAWPQQWQEIVDANNQRPPMWLRVNRNHHSRDEWLALLKEAGLEGFTHPDYPDAVRLATPAPVHALPGFAEGWVTVQDASAQGCMRYLQPENGERILDLCAAPGGKTTHILEVAPQAEVMAVDIDEQRLSRVYDNLKRLGMKAEVKQGDGRFPAQWCGDEQFDRILLDAPCSATGVIRRHPDIKWLRRDRDIAELAQLQAEILNATWTHLKPGGTLVYATCSILPEENSQQIAAFLARTPDAELHATGTPASPGQQNLPGAEEGDGFFYAKLIKRRN
- a CDS encoding alternative ribosome-rescue factor A, which codes for MSRYQHTKGQIKDNAIEALLHDPLFRQRVEKNKKGKGSYQRKDKHAGRIDREASGKQANRFFTTGLLLSVLIKNGCFVLSADREFRSAGLLL
- the fmt gene encoding methionyl-tRNA formyltransferase, which produces MSQSLRIIFAGTPDFAARHLDALLSSEHHVVGVFTQPDRPAGRGKKLMPSPVKVLAEAHDVPVFQPSSLRPQENQQLIADLGADIMVVVAYGLILPKAVLEMPRLGCINVHGSLLPRWRGAAPIQRSLWAGDSETGVTIMQMDVGLDTGDMLYKLSCPITAEDTSGSLYDKLADLGPQGLLTTLAQLANGTAQPEVQDESLVSYAEKLSKEEARIDWSLSAAQLERCIRAFNPWPMSWLEIDGQPVKVWRATVIAEATHAEPGTIVAATKQGIQVATGDGILSLESLQPAGKKAMSSQDLLNSRREWFIPGTRLA
- the trkA gene encoding Trk system potassium transporter TrkA; translated protein: MKIIILGAGQVGGTLAENLVGENNDITLVDTNGDRLRSLQDKFDLRVVQGHGSHPRVLREAGADDADMLVAVTSSDETNMVACQVAYSLFNTPNRIARIRAPDYVRDAEKLFNSEAVPIDHLIAPEQLVIDNIHRLIEYPGALQVVNFAEGKVSLAVVKAYYGGPLVGNALSTMREHMPHIDTRVAAIFRHDRPIRPQGSTIVEAGDEVFFIAASQHIRAVMSELQRLEKPYKRIMLVGGGNIGAGLAHKLEKDYSVKLIERNQQRAAELAEKLQHTIVFYGDASDQELLAEEHIDQVDLFIAVTNDDEANIMSAMLAKRMGAKKVMVLIQRRAYVDLVQGSVIDIAISPQQATISALLSHVRKADIVGVSSLRRGVAEAIEAVAHGDESTSRVVGRSIDEIKLPPGTIIGAVVRGNDVMIANNNLRIEQGDHVIMFLTDKKFISDVERLFQPSPFFL